Proteins from a genomic interval of Rubinisphaera italica:
- a CDS encoding 30S ribosomal protein S1, which translates to MSLEEQPVSDSETTQQADVENNPNRTEESAADPSAATPSEPEAVSPANPPREEEQVETTTDSTPAPEPVAEEPAAQQPAPATESVAEAPAANETTPEPVSEKTTTDPAAEEPARKFELNPTVDASQAKAKPSINSGTMRDLNESSSSQAGTPQQSNSAEAVPNQGPVEIPALEDLDGDLESQLAAAMSGSPAGSDATQNSSNSSTGTPKDDSELEPGTKLKGKVESVDEEQLLIDIGYRSSGILARRNIEDDKIPEVGSEIEVMVGSVNEAEGIIELALPSAVHRAGGDWNSLAPGQIVECTVEKTNKGGLSVIVSQLKGFMPAGQVDLGFVGDLETYVGQKMTVRVIDVNPKKRNLIVSRKSIMQEERKANEAKVWETIAEGEQRTGIVKSVKDYGAFVDIGGLDGLVHVREMSWTRVNHPSDVISEGDQVEVKILSLDRGKKKISLGMKQLLANPWEYADQKYPKGTVIKGIVKKTTDFGAFVEIEPGLEGLVHISELDFKRVNHVGEVVKVGQEIEAKVLEVNKNKRRISLSIKAVKPKPQLSPEEVAKREAEAADMQKFREEAEKRRETLRGGTSSGSGGGLFGNPTDFSK; encoded by the coding sequence ATGAGTTTGGAAGAACAACCGGTATCGGATAGCGAGACCACACAACAGGCGGATGTCGAAAACAATCCTAATCGCACCGAGGAGTCGGCTGCCGACCCGTCCGCGGCGACACCGAGTGAGCCGGAGGCTGTTTCCCCAGCCAACCCTCCTCGAGAGGAAGAACAGGTTGAAACGACAACCGATTCTACGCCTGCCCCCGAACCTGTCGCAGAGGAACCGGCTGCCCAACAGCCCGCACCGGCTACGGAATCTGTAGCAGAAGCTCCGGCGGCGAATGAGACAACTCCTGAACCGGTTTCTGAGAAAACAACGACTGATCCAGCCGCCGAAGAACCTGCCCGCAAGTTTGAACTCAATCCCACGGTCGATGCCAGCCAGGCAAAAGCAAAACCGTCGATCAATTCCGGGACTATGCGGGATTTGAATGAGTCTTCGTCTTCACAGGCAGGTACTCCGCAGCAATCTAATTCTGCAGAAGCCGTACCAAACCAGGGACCAGTAGAAATCCCTGCATTAGAAGATCTCGATGGCGACCTCGAATCTCAACTGGCCGCTGCGATGTCCGGTTCACCGGCTGGCAGCGATGCCACTCAAAATTCAAGCAACTCATCCACAGGAACCCCCAAGGATGACAGTGAACTCGAACCGGGAACGAAATTAAAAGGTAAAGTGGAATCCGTTGATGAAGAACAATTGCTGATTGATATCGGCTATCGTTCTTCTGGAATTCTGGCTCGTCGAAATATCGAAGACGATAAAATCCCGGAAGTTGGCAGTGAAATTGAAGTGATGGTTGGGTCGGTTAATGAAGCCGAAGGGATTATTGAACTGGCTCTTCCTTCAGCCGTCCATCGTGCCGGCGGCGACTGGAACTCATTGGCCCCCGGACAGATTGTCGAATGTACGGTTGAAAAAACGAACAAAGGCGGACTCTCGGTTATTGTGAGTCAGTTGAAAGGCTTTATGCCAGCTGGTCAGGTCGACCTTGGCTTTGTGGGTGATCTCGAAACGTATGTCGGTCAAAAGATGACTGTTCGAGTAATTGACGTTAATCCCAAGAAGCGAAATCTGATTGTCAGCCGCAAGTCGATTATGCAGGAAGAACGTAAAGCAAACGAAGCTAAGGTCTGGGAAACAATCGCAGAGGGAGAGCAGAGAACGGGGATTGTCAAATCGGTTAAAGATTACGGCGCATTCGTCGATATCGGTGGGCTGGATGGATTAGTTCATGTTCGAGAAATGAGCTGGACTCGTGTCAATCACCCTTCCGATGTGATTTCCGAAGGCGATCAGGTCGAAGTCAAAATCCTGAGTCTCGATCGTGGTAAGAAAAAGATCAGCTTGGGAATGAAGCAACTTCTGGCAAATCCCTGGGAATATGCGGATCAAAAATATCCGAAAGGGACAGTCATCAAGGGGATCGTCAAAAAGACGACCGATTTTGGTGCGTTTGTGGAAATCGAGCCGGGTCTCGAAGGGCTGGTTCATATCAGTGAGTTGGACTTCAAACGCGTGAATCACGTGGGTGAAGTTGTAAAAGTTGGTCAGGAAATCGAAGCGAAAGTTCTGGAAGTTAATAAGAACAAACGTCGAATTTCCCTGTCGATTAAAGCGGTCAAACCGAAGCCGCAACTCTCGCCAGAAGAAGTCGCCAAACGGGAAGCCGAAGCGGCAGACATGCAGAAGTTCCGCGAAGAAGCCGAGAAACGCCGTGAAACTCTCAGGGGTGGAACCAGCAGCGGTTCGGGCGGCGGACTTTTTGGAAATCCGACTGATTTTAGTAAGTAG
- a CDS encoding YggS family pyridoxal phosphate-dependent enzyme, translated as MMTSSSNIMEIIRRNLLDIQQRMQAAVVRSEFRINIPKLIAVTKYAEPEWIEALVELGCRNFGESRPQQLAQRKVWLAEVKDLNWHQIGHLQRNKVRPVVESGAWIHSIDSWRLLDRIEEISAELQLTTPLLLQINISGEEQKSGFAPEDFLEEVERIKSLNHCRVLGLMTMAPDTEDENIIRNVFRELRILRDQARQKLPAELQLPELSMGMSGDFEIAIEEGATMVRVGSKLYRGLTS; from the coding sequence ATGATGACATCCTCTTCAAACATCATGGAAATTATTCGTCGGAATTTGCTCGACATTCAACAGCGTATGCAAGCAGCTGTTGTAAGGAGTGAATTTCGCATCAATATTCCCAAACTGATTGCCGTGACAAAATATGCGGAACCGGAATGGATTGAGGCACTGGTTGAACTGGGATGCAGGAATTTCGGAGAGAGCCGTCCGCAGCAGTTGGCTCAAAGAAAAGTCTGGCTGGCAGAAGTCAAAGATCTCAACTGGCATCAAATCGGACATTTGCAGCGTAATAAAGTGCGACCTGTCGTTGAATCCGGGGCATGGATTCATTCCATTGATAGCTGGCGATTGCTCGATCGGATCGAAGAAATCTCAGCCGAACTCCAGTTGACAACACCACTCCTGCTACAAATTAACATTTCCGGAGAAGAGCAGAAATCCGGATTTGCGCCTGAAGATTTTCTTGAGGAAGTCGAACGGATTAAGTCGCTTAACCATTGTCGGGTATTGGGATTGATGACGATGGCACCTGATACCGAGGACGAAAACATCATTCGCAATGTTTTTCGCGAACTTCGAATATTACGTGACCAGGCTCGTCAAAAACTCCCTGCTGAACTTCAATTGCCGGAGCTTTCGATGGGTATGTCGGGAGATTTTGAAATCGCGATCGAAGAGGGGGCGACGATGGTGCGGGTCGGTTCGAAACTGTATCGTGGATTAACTTCGTAG
- a CDS encoding ribose-phosphate diphosphokinase, producing MYDQLSLLSGRANPALAREIAGYLGVEMAAVAIGDFPDGELSIRLEQNIRGRDVFIVQPTSPPVNDHLMELLILIDACKRASAERITCVIPYFGYARQDRKDAGRVPITSKLVANLITKAGADRVLTVDLHAAQIQGFFDVPVDHLYAAPVIDQYFQSLELDPEQIVVMSPDEGSIKRALQHVDKLGGSLVIIDKRRANAMETKQANLIGGPIEGKTVFIFDDMIATAGSICGAARVAKQHGASNVFVTATHGVLCGPAPERLAEAPISEIVVTNSIALKPEQQLPNLKTITIAPLLGEAIRRIHRNESVSYLFA from the coding sequence ATGTACGATCAATTAAGTCTATTGAGCGGCCGTGCCAATCCGGCTCTCGCCCGGGAAATCGCCGGGTATCTGGGTGTGGAAATGGCTGCAGTGGCGATTGGCGACTTCCCGGATGGTGAGCTCAGTATACGGCTGGAGCAGAATATTCGCGGGCGGGACGTCTTCATTGTCCAGCCGACCAGTCCGCCCGTCAACGACCATCTGATGGAACTGCTCATCCTGATTGATGCCTGCAAACGAGCCAGTGCCGAACGAATTACCTGTGTGATTCCTTATTTCGGATACGCCCGACAGGATCGCAAGGATGCCGGTCGTGTGCCAATCACTTCCAAGCTCGTTGCTAATTTAATTACGAAGGCGGGTGCAGATCGCGTATTAACGGTCGATTTGCATGCGGCTCAAATTCAGGGATTTTTCGATGTCCCGGTCGATCACCTGTATGCTGCCCCAGTGATTGATCAATATTTTCAATCGCTGGAACTCGATCCAGAGCAGATCGTTGTGATGAGTCCCGATGAAGGAAGCATTAAACGGGCATTGCAGCATGTCGACAAGCTGGGAGGCTCGCTTGTGATTATTGATAAACGCCGAGCCAATGCGATGGAAACAAAGCAGGCCAATTTAATAGGTGGTCCTATCGAAGGGAAAACGGTTTTCATTTTTGATGACATGATAGCAACCGCGGGCTCGATTTGTGGAGCTGCCCGAGTGGCCAAGCAACATGGGGCAAGCAATGTGTTTGTCACTGCCACGCACGGCGTGTTATGTGGCCCTGCTCCTGAGCGGTTAGCCGAGGCTCCGATCAGTGAAATTGTTGTGACCAACAGCATCGCCTTAAAACCGGAGCAGCAACTTCCGAATCTTAAAACCATTACCATCGCCCCCCTGCTTGGAGAAGCGATACGTCGAATTCATCGTAATGAATCGGTTAGTTATCTCTTTGCATGA
- a CDS encoding AI-2E family transporter: MQEATPYPDDRRSPFINSLMIAAAIVIVIAGISAARAIIIPFLLAIFIGVIISAILEWLRKRDINTGAAIFLLMVFMGVSSLIAISVVVSSVNELASRLPELNAVVLNQEQRIIKWLENRGFSLDLPKSEERAAKPQSVEISVPGLMPVPEGSSTESIRSGADETELLSGAEGTAPEVGTSESESGEVGMKLPIPPLQQPEATPLPVGTSTDTTPAEGEPNTEETPADSPTEDEMTEESSPAELVVTPEPENIVEDSPLVKPFGLPGYIFGEQRHIIEFSPMLPTTKTTNRDDGVLNIFSPVQIFRAFLESVVGILNYTLIVLLMLLFLLLEWSRFGKKLEELPGNSQKYIEQVSEVLASIRRYMLIKTMVSLLTGLLITAALILLGTDYAALWGIVSFLFNYIPTIGSMVAGIVPVLYVLVDQGPWAAAYVAIVFLAVNFVIGNLLEPRIMGEGLGLSTFVVFLSLIFWGWVLGPAGMLLAVPLTMVVKISLASDERTRWFALLLGSKTEMASVSKTTE, encoded by the coding sequence GTGCAGGAAGCAACACCATATCCTGATGACAGGCGGTCACCATTCATCAATTCACTGATGATTGCGGCTGCGATTGTGATTGTGATTGCAGGCATCAGTGCCGCGCGCGCGATCATCATTCCCTTCTTACTGGCAATTTTTATCGGTGTGATCATTTCCGCCATTCTCGAATGGCTTAGGAAACGGGATATCAATACGGGAGCGGCAATCTTCCTGTTGATGGTCTTTATGGGTGTCTCCTCACTGATCGCCATTTCCGTCGTTGTCAGTTCGGTGAATGAGTTGGCCAGCAGACTCCCGGAATTGAATGCGGTCGTGCTCAATCAGGAGCAGAGAATTATCAAATGGCTGGAGAATCGTGGTTTTTCACTCGACTTACCCAAAAGCGAGGAGCGGGCCGCCAAGCCTCAATCTGTAGAAATTTCTGTCCCAGGATTAATGCCTGTCCCCGAAGGAAGTTCGACGGAATCCATCCGTTCAGGTGCCGATGAAACAGAGCTACTTTCTGGGGCTGAAGGAACTGCTCCCGAAGTCGGAACAAGTGAGTCAGAGAGTGGGGAGGTTGGGATGAAACTCCCGATTCCACCTTTGCAGCAACCAGAAGCGACCCCACTCCCTGTAGGAACATCCACAGATACGACTCCGGCAGAAGGCGAGCCGAATACGGAGGAGACCCCTGCGGATTCCCCAACGGAAGATGAAATGACAGAGGAAAGCTCTCCTGCAGAACTGGTTGTTACTCCTGAACCGGAAAATATTGTCGAGGACTCCCCGCTGGTCAAACCTTTTGGGCTACCGGGATACATTTTCGGAGAGCAACGACACATCATCGAATTCTCACCAATGCTCCCAACGACCAAAACAACAAATCGTGACGATGGAGTTCTGAATATCTTTTCTCCCGTGCAGATTTTCCGAGCGTTTCTGGAAAGTGTTGTCGGGATCCTGAACTACACTTTGATTGTCTTATTGATGCTGTTATTCCTGCTGTTGGAGTGGTCTCGATTCGGGAAGAAACTGGAGGAACTACCGGGGAATTCGCAAAAATATATCGAGCAGGTTTCGGAAGTTCTGGCTTCGATTCGTCGTTACATGCTGATAAAAACAATGGTCAGCTTATTGACAGGACTTCTAATTACCGCAGCACTGATATTACTGGGCACAGATTACGCCGCTCTGTGGGGAATCGTTTCGTTCCTGTTCAATTACATCCCCACGATTGGGTCGATGGTCGCAGGGATTGTTCCGGTCCTCTATGTACTGGTTGATCAAGGTCCCTGGGCAGCTGCTTATGTTGCTATTGTTTTTCTGGCAGTCAACTTTGTCATTGGCAACCTGTTAGAACCCCGGATCATGGGAGAAGGTCTCGGCCTTTCGACATTCGTTGTCTTCCTGTCCCTGATCTTCTGGGGCTGGGTCCTTGGACCAGCTGGGATGTTGCTGGCCGTCCCTTTAACAATGGTCGTGAAAATTTCCCTGGCCAGCGATGAACGAACCCGCTGGTTTGCTCTCCTGTTGGGATCAAAAACCGAAATGGCCTCGGTCTCTAAAACTACTGAGTGA